From Caldicellulosiruptoraceae bacterium PP1:
TCCATTTGGTGGCAAAGTTCTTGTAATTGCTTCAATAACAGTACTTTTCCCTGAAGCACTTTCTCCAACAATAGCTGTTACACTATTTTCTTGTATAGTGAATGAAACATTTTCTGTTGCTTTTATTGTTCCTTCACGAACTAGGTACAAAGCTTTTAAATTCTCAATTTTTAATAACTCTTTCATGTCATTCATGCCCTCGCAATTTTGGATTAAATACTTCTTCAATTCCTTGAGCAAGTAAAATACCGCCATAAATAAGTAGTACTATATTGAGTATTATAAAGAATGGATAATGAAAGCCTTTTGGTGTATATAGTGCACCAGCTTGATATAATGAGTAATTTAGCATTATTCCCCAATGTGTTGAATCAAACTTTGCAAGTCCCAAAAACATAAGCCCAATTGTAAATTCCATTGCTCCTTTAAGTTGTGTAATAAAATTCACAAATATGTATGGCATTATAAGAGGCAATATATCACTAAAAAGGATATATCTAAGTCCCATATTTAGCATTTTGGAGCTTTCAATAAATTCCTTTGATTTTATTGATAAAACCTGTGCCGATACCTGTTTTGCAAGTGGAGCCCATAGCCATGTTGCAACTATTAGAGCAACTTCAACTGCATTTAGCTTTGTATTAGAGAAAATTGCTGCAAGTATCAGTAAGGCAGGAAAAGATGGTATTACCAAAAATACTGTAATAAATGCATCAACTACTTTTCCTAAGAATCCTTCTAAGTAACCTTTT
This genomic window contains:
- a CDS encoding ABC transporter permease, with translation MKNKSGFFYNVIKPLTSNKKALIGLIITLFFILMATIGPLIIKLDMNSDFANRYQKPSLKHLFGTDYFGIDIFAQIVHGSRSVISLTLLASFFAVTIGTVIGILKGYLEGFLGKVVDAFITVFLVIPSFPALLILAAIFSNTKLNAVEVALIVATWLWAPLAKQVSAQVLSIKSKEFIESSKMLNMGLRYILFSDILPLIMPYIFVNFITQLKGAMEFTIGLMFLGLAKFDSTHWGIMLNYSLYQAGALYTPKGFHYPFFIILNIVLLIYGGILLAQGIEEVFNPKLRGHE